The Neodiprion lecontei isolate iyNeoLeco1 chromosome 6, iyNeoLeco1.1, whole genome shotgun sequence sequence GCTGTTTCGGGCAAACTGAAGAATCTACCAAATTACcttttaaatattgttttccCGATCAAAATTTGACCGTCTAATATTCAACGAAATAACACCGACGAAATATGCTGTATATAGCCTACGGCGAATTTATAATTCTCCATGAAAATGCACATCTGtgtgaaaacttgaaaattcacGAGGCCGAAGTTAtaagtaacgttaacgtatcgaaacgttgaaacaaatATTACTATTTTGCATCTTTAGAATACCTGAagaagttgaatttacaaaaattgaggTTGTTGACGCTGTACTAacagtttactaaatttcaagtaatcttaaagttgcaaaataacgaCTTTTTCCAAAGATGCATCATGACAtcaacgttacaaacttcagccTGATGAAAATTCAACAGTCTGATCGAAGTTcaagttctttttttatcattgcAACAGCTGAAACTATTTccgaataaaataatcaaatgtCCAAAAGTCACCACGAATCATACACATCATCTGATCAGGCGTACTTTCGATTCTCGAATTAAACAATTtgccccttttttttttgcagaaatCCTTTCGCACGATTGACGGAATCGTCGAATAGGACGAGAAGGCTGGTTGCGGAATGAAACTAAGGTACCGGAAGCGGATCGCAGCGATTAAAATTGTGACGCGTGGTCGTCGGAACCCACGGGGCCCCGGTTTAGTCGGCCCTGAACCGTCGCGACgtctcgcgcatgcgcataaGAGAGCAGCGATCCAGCTGTGCGTTGAGCAATGGCGGCTTCCCCTCGCCCCGCGGCGGGCAGCTCGCACGTCAGTCCGACAGACCCGAGTAATAATTCTCACGAACCAATATGGCGGACTCGGGAGCCCCGACCGAGCTGGGTCTCGTTAAAGGTGAAAAAATCCTCGTGAGCGTGGAATCAATGCTGCCAGACATCGTTGTCGTGTCGTTTGAACACGGGACTAAATTGTTTCAAGGGGCGCTGCTCGACGCTACGAAAAGGTAAGAAGGCACCCCGCATTTACACACACCTTtcctatatacgtatatcaaaACGCACGCCCCTTTAAACTCGCTCGCTGGCTTTCGTAGATCAGGCGAAACGGCGATCTGTCGTCGCCGATATCTCGTTCTATGTTTCGCCCGCGAAGACGGTAATAGCCGCCTTTGAAACTACCTAATTTTACGCTGCAGAAACCTAACGTCGCCTCGTCCTTCCGTCGACCGTTCAAGACCGTTTGCCTCGTCACGTTTTTCGCTCCTTACGAAGATCCCTCGATTCTTCCTCGTCTCCCGGGTTTTTTGGGGTGATATATTTCCGGACTATCCTTCGTTGACGTCGCTCTCTTTACTCGCCTAATTCTACGTCTCTGTGTTGGATGCAAAAAGTATAAACCAGCAGCGGGTAGACTCTCTGTACTCCTTCGAATTTCGCAACACTTTTTTCTCGTGCAACGACGTGACTCAAGGTTTCGGTTTCGAAAACTTATGCTCGCAACTTCTTCGTCGGACGAATTGCGTCCGGTCCATGTTTGGCTTTCAAATTCTCAAATAGTCACCGAAGGAACCCCGCCTTTTTTCGGTAGGTGAtaaggaaagagagaaagaaagagggagaaagagagccGTCGTTTTGTAGCAGCCTTGCCTGCATCCTCGTCCTGCATCCTCGTCGTCCTGAATCCTGCAACGAAGGGGTTTTTTTCTGCCGGACGCGTACGTAACCTGCGACGTAAGGAAAGCATCTTGATTGTTTCGTAACCCCGTTTTCGATCGGTCAGTCGTCTCGAACTGGAAACAGGCTTCAAAGCCTTCGACTGTGCGAGCGACCGATTCCCTTCAACCCCCCCGAGAGTGCCGTTAAATTCTCGCACACATTCTCTCTCACGATTCTCTGTGCCTGCATAGTCTGCACACAAAGTCTCTTCTTGATTCGTCGAGGCCCCACTTTTCCCCTCATTCCTTATTTCACCCCGATAGCATTTCGATATCCGCGTTGCAAAACAGATAGTTCTGACGTATATTCATACAGAGCACGGCGTGCACGCtgagttttaaaaatcaacTATGTATGCTGTTTTGCCGATTATCATCCCGAGATTACAAGTTCAAACGCTGATAAGCTGTGCACTTGGCGAGTACCTGCAATGTGATGCAACTTCTTGGATCGTAGACGTTTGCAAGGACGGTCAATTTCCTTCGTACGAATTCTCCGGGAAGCGACGGCGCGCCACGTTGTCCTCTTCGTTGTTCGTAATGATTCAACACTCATCGAACGCGGTCGGCACGAGTCgctctttgttaatttttctcttgGTTCGCTTGGTCATTTCTACATCTAGTAATTCCGGTCCATAGCCATCCCGCCTTGCGAATAGCGTGCAATATATTCGTATATCTGTTGCTAAACACACTTATCGCGAAGCGGAAAACGAACGATTCCTAaaatacatgtgtatacacacacatgaTCGTGTATGCATATTCGTGTACATTTCGTAGATTGTTCGCCACTATGCTCCAAAGAATGCTAATTAATTCGACACTGCCGGTTCATTATACCGACGTATTACACACATCGAGACTCGCAAGTTTCGAATGTTTTTCATATTACTGACGCAAATCGGGAACACTATTGCGTGCACGTATCATATTTATCATCAATATCGTGTGCATTGATTATTGTACCTTGCGAGACGATAAGGACGTTAGTATAAGGTGCGGTATACAAAGAATTCATTTCCTTAAGACAGCTGCGATCGAATAATACGTCGTCGAGGCTCTGAAAAGCCGTCGGCATGATCATAATATTGCGTCGTAAAATTAGAGTCTTCTTTGTCTAATTTGTCTCGGAAACAAACATGAACGGTTCTATTGACATTTATAGCTATACACGTACTTGGACGAATACAATATATAGTTGAAGAAAATGTTGAGAAGTCGAGCGTGTGAGTAACGAGCGCTGCGCGGTGTCGCCGCCTCGCAGCGACGGATTGCTTCCGATATGCACACGCTAGCCACAACAAGTGACGACGGGTCATCGCTCGCCCGAAACTTATTCTACCCTTGCACCCTACAGACCTCGTTTCTTTTGCTAAAGAAGAAGGGTAACCCGGAGGGTTGCACGaggctgaagctagcagccgAAATTAGCAGTCAAACGTTTTAGTGTTCATTCCGATAAGGTAATGAAGtcgaaaaatgtaaattttgtgAAGTAAGCATCTTGAACCTGCGAagattttatagaattatgagGTTAAAAATGAActgcttttttttatatttccaaGAAGTTTAACAAGTTGACATATTCGTTGCAATTTGCAATATTCATGTAAGGAGTAGGGGTTATACGGTGTTGGTAtgatattgtaaaaaattaacgttgCAATATCAAAATATGAAAGTGCTGTGAAATTTTAATCGCTGTTCGTATAATCATGCAAATCGCACACATGCCTCTTGCCAGccaaaatatattacatatacatcGAGTgtcagtaaaatattttccaccaCTCAAATGCTTATAACTCATATTGCAATTCAATGCCATGGATATTATGCATaattctaattgtaagacgGATGCGTGACACTTCTTTCTATTTCCGAATGGAAACAACTGACCTTTAATCGTTTGGATTCCATGCgtcatgaaaatataatatttatttactagAAACTCTGGATCTACTTGCGCCGTGGATAATGAATTATATGTTTACGCCTCGAGTAGTCGAGTTATTCCTGGAAGCCTAATAGAGCCGAATGTCATCGATCTTCGATAACGGGGGAAAGTCGAAACGAAACCCGAATCTACTCGTTACAGTATATTCTATACTTGGATTCAAAACAATTTCAGGTAACGGGCAAACGATTCATTTTCTCGAATAGTATtagcaagaaaaataaaaggaactTCAATACAGCAGCCTATTCGCATCAGCTCCTAAGGTTTCGGGAGTATAAATTCTGTGTGCATACTCCGCGTCGTTCCTCTTTCTCCTTTCCGCAGAACAGGGCCGCGTGAATGATGATGATGTACAGCAGGATGCGGGTGCAGGCCTTGTGCCTGCGATGCAACGTGCAGGCAGGCAAGGAGGCAGCACAACCAGCAGAACTTGGTTCTGGGACGTGATTAATGGCCGCGCAGATGTATCACGGCTCATTGGAACCGCATCCGCGCTAAGGATACCTCCGAGAATTGCTCTCGTATCCACCGTGCCTTGTGAATAATATTCCGTTTGCAGCAcgtattatacctacctatCATCGAAATGTCAAGGTTGAATGATATTCGTCCCATGTAGCCAAGGGTCGAAGGAATTGGAAAGAATAGCCGCGAAACTGTCGCTCACATCCGGATCGGGTGTTTTTCGTCTCAtcgttgcaaaatttttgccaatctCTGAGGCATACGTTGTACGCCTCGTATTGGCTGCGCGGGGGCGAAGGTGacgaagggggggggggggacatCTGATCGGCGAATTCATTTGCAATCTAAATTCGTTCAATTAACGACATGCCCGCGGATGAGACGCAGCAAGATGGCCGACCGAAATGGTTAGGAAATAAACGGGGGTCGCCTGGCTCGCCTTGTGCCGCCCCCCCTCTGCCCGTCCGTCTGTTTCTGCCTACTTTAGTTGATTGCCAGGTAGGGCTCCGAATGCCATCGCGTAGAGTCACCCCAAATATGGTCAAAGACGCCTAACCCTAACCTTTTTTCATCCGGTTTTCTCTTCAGTCGGATGACTCACTCGAATCGTCAGGTTTTATCATCCGGAATTATTCGCCAACTGGCTTATCCTGTAGAGAAGTCTAGCTATTCAAGTTATTTTTTACGATCCTCCCAAACTCGTTCTGGGATAATTAAGGCGGATGGATAATTAAGGCGCATATTATCATTTTCGTATACCGATTCACGATTATGTGCCCATAGATATACGTATTATCACgtagaattgaaaattcggATCCAACTATTATATACGATTTTGGATAACGTCGTGTGGTGAAGAAATAGGGACAACCTTGATCCTTGAAGCGACCATATTTAAGCAAATTTTAACCGTATCGTAATTCATGATCACCTGTTTCCGGAATTATTTCTTCCGCCTCCATTAGATTATACGAAAGAACGCGCGTGTACTGTCACCGAGGACTAAGCAACAGTGTGAAATGacataacttttttttctaccgagTTTCTTTAGTTATGAAATACTGCAGTTGATACGTACATAAGTATATCGGTCTGAGATAAATCCCCGGCGCCGCacatcataatatatatatatatatatacatgtatgtatatatttctgGCATGGAGAAACAGCTTGAAAATAACGCGTGCACCAAGTTccagttattattattactgttattttttttcctaccgcGATAACAAGCCAACCGGCAGCGCTACGCTAGACCATTCACACAAAAGTTGGTCAAGTTTCCTGATATACGTGCGAGGCactagaattttttaataaactatGCCACTGTATTCTACAATAAGCTCATTCAATTCCTTCTTCATCCGTGTGTTCCAGGTTCATTCAGTTGGGTTGAATGGATGATTGGCTCTCGATgacccgtcgacgatactgcagaaataaattcaattcgagAATTAATGCAGAGATCGTTATATTTATTCGGTACCTACTGtaaaaataaccaaaaatCCACAATACTGAAATATGAAACTGCAGTTGTTGCTCATTGTACACACCGTTGTGCTACGATAAAGCGTATAAACTGTATACATTCTCGTTATGCTTGTACCGAATTGCCAGAGAAAGCAAATCCAATCTCAAACAGTCGCTCTCTGTTCGTTTCTAGATAGACGTAAAAGAGATATCAGATTTTGTCCGTTTTACTTCAAAATCCGATATACTTAATCAGTCAACGTTCttaaccttttttttattttttttctttgtcaagTAACGGTATAAAGGCACTTCGACTCTCGGATTCCGCGTTTAGTGTGACGATGCCGAACGAATGCAGTTTTTAAAATCGGCGCCGTTACGCTTTGATCTTATCCACTCGATTTCCTTCTTTATCGAAGCCTTTCATCGATGAGCCATCCACACAATGTGTAACCTACACTGTCAAGCAAAACCGTTGCATTCGTCATCAATTCGATATTGATCTATCCTGCCTCCGCTTCAACGACGTACCTACATAGGTGCACACAGTCAGGGTATGCACACATGCAAATTAACACCCGTCTTCGTCGTATTACCTGGATGTATCTATCCTGCACACATACGTTACACATAACGCGCGTGCGCAAACATCAATGCCGTCAGGCACATCAGGCAATGGCCATTGCTCTATCGAGTTGGAATTATTTGTCCATTTCCCCTCGTTTTGCTACACGTCGTTAACCTACCATTCACACAGCTCGGCTTGTTCAGATATTTTCGTTTATTGATCGTGGGTCGTCGGATCGCTACACGCTCATTACCGATAATCGTCGAGTGGCCTGCTCTTATGTAGGCTTAGGCTCTTTGTTTCTTCGCTCAATTCTCTTCCCTCTTTTCTCCCTTCGGACTCTACGCACGCAGGCTGTGCCTCACCTGTCGTCCGTCCGTCGTCCCGCGATCGTCACCCAACGTCGTCGGACTTGCGTGCCTTCACGTCTCGTCCCAGCGCCTTCCTCTGCTCTTTTATCTCCTCCGTATACACGTCTCGTGTTTACCCAGCCGTTCGTTCCGTTTCGATGCACCGAAACcagatatatatatcaatCCGCTGCATTAGacggtgctgctgctgcgtaGCACCGATGCTTTGTCCCGATCCTGATGATCGTACGAACGTCGATTTGTCGGATCATGTCGGAGAACGCAGATCGCAGTCGGCGGTAGTCGAGAAATATCAAATACTTTTCTCGATCGTCGAATGCTTGTCCCTTGAATCGATACGTACATTAGGTGAGAACGGTGAACACCTCATGCGACCTGTCTACGTCTTACTTGGttctatttttaattcaagaaATTTGTGCTTATCGAGTCCGCCGTTTGGCATTCCGCTATATTGTCacatatttttagttttttgacTGTTCATCGAGACCGAAGAGAAACTGACATTGCATGATCGAAGTTTGATCGATTTTTAACGACTAGTTCGTGCAGAGTTtctaaaatgaatattttagtCGCAGGTATACtcgtggaaaaagaaaagcaaaaagAGCCCCTGAATCTTATCTGTAGAAGATACTaaggaattgaatttttgttaatgattttaaaattccaATTTCAAAGACTAATTACACACAATATCCGGGGACGTTGTTGCAGAGGATTGCCATGCGGCGTTCAACTTCCGGAAGCAGTCCCCGGCGGGGATGGAGACAAGTTCGCATCGATCGGAGCAAGGTTCAGTTACTTCCAAGAGAAACGTGCCGCGTTGCAGGTTAACACGCCGGCGAAGATTGACCTTCGTAGGAACATAAATCCACCGGCGCGTTACAAAAATGCCCGGCCGACGGTGCGTCTCAGGCCGCGACAGGTTCTCTGCAGCAAGTGCAGGTCGATATGTAACGAGAACAGCGAAAACGTTGACGTTAGCAGGAAGCGGAAACTCGCGGAGGAAACTACGCCGACGAGACGGAGCGACAGGAGTCGATGTCAGCCGACGACGGCGAAGGGTCAGCGGAATCTCTTCGCCGAGAACCAGACGGAAAACACCGGACCGTCGCCTGCCCAGCCTTCAAAGACACCGGGGCTGCAGTGCGGCACTGATTCCGGTAAGATGAATCCCTCCCTGATACCGAAACTCTCGAGGCTCCGTCCCAACGAGATAAACGAGGCCACTCAGGCCGGCGGCGGCGACAAGGGGAAACAGCAGCCGCAGATTTCCGGTGGCTCGgggtcctcctcgtcctcctacTGGTCCAAGGACGAAGAGGACTCGCCTGGAAAACCGGAGGACGGTAGGGACGAGGCTGGTAAACGGAATCGGTCATCCGAATTCGTCGGGAATCCATCGACCGCGTATTCCGCACGGCCGAGGCGCCTCAGCAGCTCCTCGGTTGAGAGCGCGAAGGTACCTGACGAGGAGGACAAGAAGACCCTGGCCGCCGCCGACTCGACGATGAGGCTGCGAACCGGCGGCGGTGGACGGGTATCGAGGAAGAAGAGGTCCGTCGGTTCGATGGAGGACCTCTGGGACGAGTCGGTGTTCGAGGACCCGAGCAGGACGGCGCGGACGACGCCGGTTATCAAGATATCTTTCGGCACGCAGGGCGAGGGGACGGTGATGAAGATACCCGCGAAGATACAATGCAGCCCCTTCGACAGGGATGGCGAAACCGACACCGAGGACACCCAGGACGCCGGCGTTGAGTTGCACGAGCGCGATCCTCTCGAACTCCTCGAGCAGACTCCGATCGTCGACTTGACGCAGCTCGACGAGAACGAGGAGGAGCTACGCCACGAGGCTCAACTTCAGCAGCAGCTCGGCCTCGGAGGTGGAAAGGACGCCAGTGCAAAGGCGGCCAAGCGGGCGCTCAAGAAGGCCAAGAAGGAGGCCAGGAGGAAGATGCTCGGTGGTGTTTCTCCGGCCAGATCACCCTGCAACGGATCCCCAAGGTGAGGTACTTGCCACGCTGattgacgatttttatttctagaAGCCAGTCGTCGCGAGAACGAGGACTGCTTCATTCCTTTACcttcttcttcgtcattttttcttctcgactCACAGCATGTGTATTCCGAAAAGCAGATCAATTGTTTTGCTGTACACAGTTGTAGCTGCGTTCGGTATTTACATTTGATTCCTCGATTGTTTGGAAACGCGTTGCGATAAGTGAGAAGAAACGTCGCGTTTCGAGGTAATCGAGGAATCAGATGTTAACGACGACTGTAGTGTCTTACTCTGCGTACGACACGTCTACGATAACTGCAGCGTTCCAGTTCGGTTAGAGTATCGACCGTAAATGGCGAACAGGTGTCTTCTCATTGAGCAAGCTTGTCTCTGATTAAACTGCGGAATTGTTTTGGtctcgtatatacatatatatatacacagtatATACAACGTACTGATACCCACGTCGCTGCAGTTGTGTAATCATACGGTCTGTGAGAAGTTGATCTTGCTGCGTTTTATTCAACGACGTTATATCCGAACATTATATCAGTCGAGGAATATCGGTAGAAGATACGGAGTATTCAAATTGACCTTGTTCCATCCCTCACCGGAATCTGGAACAAATTATTGACGCATAAATATGGATTCGGATGATTGTCAGGTACAACCCGACGTCGGATGCGCTCTCGTACCACCGTCGGAGGCACAAGGTAAAGCACAAGAAGAAGCACAAGGAGGAGCGAAAGCACAAGGGAGGTCAGGGTCAGAATGGCACGGTAGTCCAGCAGGAACAGCAGGAGGATGACGTCGTCGTcggtggaggtggaggaggaggaggaggagggggaacGGTCGGGGATCAACAGCAAAAATGGAACGTACTTCCGGGGGATTCTTACACGGCCATAAAGGAGCAGTGTCTGAAACAGAAGCTTTCGATATCGCTCAAGAGGCTGAACACGAACGCGTACGCGAGGTGCGATTACCCGGTAAGCAACGCGTCCTCCGGGTGCAAGAGTCCGGGCGCCAGTAGCGACGAACTTAGCGAACAGGAACCGGAAGTCGACGCTGGCGAAACGGCCCCGGATTTTCCGCCCCCGGCACATCCGCTCGTGATGCGACTCGCCGCCACCCCCGTAGCCCACTGCCTGACGGCCACCGGGAGGCGGATGGACGTGGGCGACGTCGTCTGGGGAAAGATTCACGGGTTTCCATGGTGGCCGGGAAAGGTGAGGATTACTATACCGTTGTAGTCCTCGATCACTGATGCTTCGAACCATTTATGTGACTGTGACAAATAAACGATTACCTTGTACGTTTAAGGTGCTGAGCATCACCGTGTCGTGCAAGGAAGACGGCACCTCGTCCGGACCCCAGGCTCATGTCGCCTGGTACGGATCGTCGACGAGCTCTCTCATGTCTTGCGATCAGCTGAGTCCGTTCCTCGAAACCTTCAAGGTACGTTTTGTTATTCGAAACGTGGTGTAACCGTGGTGGATTTTAGAGATGAAACTGTTACGCGTATGCCGAAATTGTGGGGCATTCCACGGCTGATTAACGATAAGCTGCGAATGGGCCTAGACTGCATTTGCCGTTTCACATTGCATTCCACATTCGCCACATTGAATGTTTTACTATAAATTTCTGTTCCGTAAGGCTTGATAACGAATATCCGTTTTTCATTCACAGACGCGATTCAACAAGAAGAAACGCGGACCCTATAAGGAAGCCATTAGGCAGGCACAGACTGAAGCTAGAAGTCAGGCTACGCCGGATGATGCCGATAGCGTATTGAAGGTCTGCGGATCTCCCCGCGAAGTTAACGTTCTCTCGTGAAAGTCTGCAAGCCAATTGCCGGCAACGATTCTGCGAATCAGCAACGCAAACGCTATACGCACGCACAGAATTATCGTTGTCTTGTTGTAAAATAGAGTAacaagggatgaaaaaaaattgtacatattACTAAGTATACACTTATATAATATTAgcggttattattattattattattttttattatcggtTGATGTTACACGTATTTTGATGCAATGATCAGCAGTGTTGTGTTCTCGCGATAACTGTCGGTCTTaaacgtataggtatacttatATGGGTTCGTATCTATATAATCGTAGTCGTATAAACAGACTATGCATCTGTAGATATTTTAAATCGACGGTGTTCCCTAATTGccatgaattttttcccgcAAATCGTCGACGAAATTgtaaagataatttttttcaagactgGGAGGGTTGTCGGGACCGTTTTATAGATCGTCTCATCCGATTGCCCGTGCTCCTCGATTTCAAAACTCTACATCCGCCAACAAAAGCCGATGTACTTTGAGTTTTTAACGTGCTCAGAAACGTGTAGCTTTAacagtaaaattatttgataaaggagaggagaaaaaaaatcgttttgtataaaattttgtattctttagttttcattattgttttggtttttttttttaaatcttttattAAACATGTTTCTTGGttgatgaattgaaaaattagattttattcaaataactgCGATGAATTATTGCAATCAATCCGTTCTTTCCCCTCTCTATCACAATATCATATTTGATCAATGTTCACAAACATCTTATGTTCTACCTAGAACGCTAcaattatacacatatgttACTGTATTTTCCTTTGGTCCTTTCTTTCGGTGAAAAATCACAGAGGACGCAGGCCGGGTTGAGACGAAAAATCCCGCGATCATCTTTCAGATTACCTCGAGTCGACAAGCGTGTCGCATATAGTGGATTACCtataagaaaaatgagaacaaATGATCTT is a genomic window containing:
- the LOC107226746 gene encoding PWWP domain-containing protein 2A isoform X1: MADSGAPTELGLVKGEKILVSVESMLPDIVVVSFEHGTKLFQGALLDATKRLITHNIRGRCCRGLPCGVQLPEAVPGGDGDKFASIGARFSYFQEKRAALQVNTPAKIDLRRNINPPARYKNARPTVRLRPRQVLCSKCRSICNENSENVDVSRKRKLAEETTPTRRSDRSRCQPTTAKGQRNLFAENQTENTGPSPAQPSKTPGLQCGTDSGKMNPSLIPKLSRLRPNEINEATQAGGGDKGKQQPQISGGSGSSSSSYWSKDEEDSPGKPEDGRDEAGKRNRSSEFVGNPSTAYSARPRRLSSSSVESAKVPDEEDKKTLAAADSTMRLRTGGGGRVSRKKRSVGSMEDLWDESVFEDPSRTARTTPVIKISFGTQGEGTVMKIPAKIQCSPFDRDGETDTEDTQDAGVELHERDPLELLEQTPIVDLTQLDENEEELRHEAQLQQQLGLGGGKDASAKAAKRALKKAKKEARRKMLGGVSPARSPCNGSPRYNPTSDALSYHRRRHKVKHKKKHKEERKHKGGQGQNGTVVQQEQQEDDVVVGGGGGGGGGGGTVGDQQQKWNVLPGDSYTAIKEQCLKQKLSISLKRLNTNAYARCDYPVSNASSGCKSPGASSDELSEQEPEVDAGETAPDFPPPAHPLVMRLAATPVAHCLTATGRRMDVGDVVWGKIHGFPWWPGKVLSITVSCKEDGTSSGPQAHVAWYGSSTSSLMSCDQLSPFLETFKTRFNKKKRGPYKEAIRQAQTEARSQATPDDADSVLKVCGSPREVNVLS
- the LOC107226746 gene encoding PWWP domain-containing protein 2A isoform X2; the encoded protein is MADSGAPTELGLVKGEKILVSVESMLPDIVVVSFEHGTKLFQGALLDATKRGLPCGVQLPEAVPGGDGDKFASIGARFSYFQEKRAALQVNTPAKIDLRRNINPPARYKNARPTVRLRPRQVLCSKCRSICNENSENVDVSRKRKLAEETTPTRRSDRSRCQPTTAKGQRNLFAENQTENTGPSPAQPSKTPGLQCGTDSGKMNPSLIPKLSRLRPNEINEATQAGGGDKGKQQPQISGGSGSSSSSYWSKDEEDSPGKPEDGRDEAGKRNRSSEFVGNPSTAYSARPRRLSSSSVESAKVPDEEDKKTLAAADSTMRLRTGGGGRVSRKKRSVGSMEDLWDESVFEDPSRTARTTPVIKISFGTQGEGTVMKIPAKIQCSPFDRDGETDTEDTQDAGVELHERDPLELLEQTPIVDLTQLDENEEELRHEAQLQQQLGLGGGKDASAKAAKRALKKAKKEARRKMLGGVSPARSPCNGSPRYNPTSDALSYHRRRHKVKHKKKHKEERKHKGGQGQNGTVVQQEQQEDDVVVGGGGGGGGGGGTVGDQQQKWNVLPGDSYTAIKEQCLKQKLSISLKRLNTNAYARCDYPVSNASSGCKSPGASSDELSEQEPEVDAGETAPDFPPPAHPLVMRLAATPVAHCLTATGRRMDVGDVVWGKIHGFPWWPGKVLSITVSCKEDGTSSGPQAHVAWYGSSTSSLMSCDQLSPFLETFKTRFNKKKRGPYKEAIRQAQTEARSQATPDDADSVLKVCGSPREVNVLS
- the LOC107226746 gene encoding PWWP domain-containing protein 2A isoform X3 is translated as MDDWLSMTRRRYCRNKFNSRINAEIVIFIRLITHNIRGRCCRGLPCGVQLPEAVPGGDGDKFASIGARFSYFQEKRAALQVNTPAKIDLRRNINPPARYKNARPTVRLRPRQVLCSKCRSICNENSENVDVSRKRKLAEETTPTRRSDRSRCQPTTAKGQRNLFAENQTENTGPSPAQPSKTPGLQCGTDSGKMNPSLIPKLSRLRPNEINEATQAGGGDKGKQQPQISGGSGSSSSSYWSKDEEDSPGKPEDGRDEAGKRNRSSEFVGNPSTAYSARPRRLSSSSVESAKVPDEEDKKTLAAADSTMRLRTGGGGRVSRKKRSVGSMEDLWDESVFEDPSRTARTTPVIKISFGTQGEGTVMKIPAKIQCSPFDRDGETDTEDTQDAGVELHERDPLELLEQTPIVDLTQLDENEEELRHEAQLQQQLGLGGGKDASAKAAKRALKKAKKEARRKMLGGVSPARSPCNGSPRYNPTSDALSYHRRRHKVKHKKKHKEERKHKGGQGQNGTVVQQEQQEDDVVVGGGGGGGGGGGTVGDQQQKWNVLPGDSYTAIKEQCLKQKLSISLKRLNTNAYARCDYPVSNASSGCKSPGASSDELSEQEPEVDAGETAPDFPPPAHPLVMRLAATPVAHCLTATGRRMDVGDVVWGKIHGFPWWPGKVLSITVSCKEDGTSSGPQAHVAWYGSSTSSLMSCDQLSPFLETFKTRFNKKKRGPYKEAIRQAQTEARSQATPDDADSVLKVCGSPREVNVLS
- the LOC107226746 gene encoding PWWP domain-containing protein 2A isoform X4 gives rise to the protein MDDWLSMTRRRYCRNKFNSRINAEIVIFIRGLPCGVQLPEAVPGGDGDKFASIGARFSYFQEKRAALQVNTPAKIDLRRNINPPARYKNARPTVRLRPRQVLCSKCRSICNENSENVDVSRKRKLAEETTPTRRSDRSRCQPTTAKGQRNLFAENQTENTGPSPAQPSKTPGLQCGTDSGKMNPSLIPKLSRLRPNEINEATQAGGGDKGKQQPQISGGSGSSSSSYWSKDEEDSPGKPEDGRDEAGKRNRSSEFVGNPSTAYSARPRRLSSSSVESAKVPDEEDKKTLAAADSTMRLRTGGGGRVSRKKRSVGSMEDLWDESVFEDPSRTARTTPVIKISFGTQGEGTVMKIPAKIQCSPFDRDGETDTEDTQDAGVELHERDPLELLEQTPIVDLTQLDENEEELRHEAQLQQQLGLGGGKDASAKAAKRALKKAKKEARRKMLGGVSPARSPCNGSPRYNPTSDALSYHRRRHKVKHKKKHKEERKHKGGQGQNGTVVQQEQQEDDVVVGGGGGGGGGGGTVGDQQQKWNVLPGDSYTAIKEQCLKQKLSISLKRLNTNAYARCDYPVSNASSGCKSPGASSDELSEQEPEVDAGETAPDFPPPAHPLVMRLAATPVAHCLTATGRRMDVGDVVWGKIHGFPWWPGKVLSITVSCKEDGTSSGPQAHVAWYGSSTSSLMSCDQLSPFLETFKTRFNKKKRGPYKEAIRQAQTEARSQATPDDADSVLKVCGSPREVNVLS